The DNA region gggcttttgtttttttaattgctgttcCCCAAGCCCAGCCATACCATAATCACTTTTTTGCtgcagtgtgcattactttagcTCGATCTAGAATTAAACATAGCCTAGCGGGGAAAGCTACCTGTATCAAGGGTTAAGAGACTATCTTGCAGAGTAATAAACCaacgggggcagggggggcggctGCATGATGCAACAGGAAAAAGAGTAGCCTGTTAGCTACAGCTATGACAGAAGCTGTGAGCAGGAATTCTCCACTGATAATACTTCTATTCTAGAAATTCACTGATTTATACTATGCTCCTCACCACTGTACCTGAGAGCATAGAGCtgtataaaagaaaagaaaaaaaaaaaaaaacagtcaccaTGTTTGTGAATATATTCATTTCTAATTCTCATCCTCCAGGTCCCTGACGGGCTGAAGCTCCCTTGGGCCTCCTCCTTCTGACAAGCAACCCCAGACGCTTGTGTCACAAAGCTGAACGTGCTGCTTTCATTGCATATCCCACTCAGGGAAGAGACCTCAAACAGCACCTATTTCTCTAGCATGGCAGCAAGAGAACTGATCCTGTCCcagtttctcatttttatttctgatgtacAGTGTTACCAAAACCAAATTTCCAGATAACACGAAGGTCACCCACAACTTCTGTTGCTTCTGAGGTACTGCTTTTCAACACTCATCATCCTGGTACTCTCCCCAATACCAGCTCCCATGTGTACATAAAGTGAATCAAGTTTCCCCTCCTCTTTGTGCTATTCAAGAGCAGCTTCTAGAGCTCCAGTGAAAGCAACTGCTCAGTGCCGTGAAGTGACCAGAGCCCTTAAAAGCTGGGCTTGATTTCAGGAAATGCAGATTAATTAAATGGATTTTCTGTCTTGCATTTTCTAAGCAGGGATGGACAGTAAACAGTACCCAGAAACAAAGATCCAGTAATGATACACCATCTGTAGCTGTACACACAATAAATATGGTAGCTTAGAACTATAACTCTGCATTTCCACACCATTTTTCACCCAAGCATCTCCAATTGCTTTACATACATGCATGGAGCCTCAAAACACCGCTGTAAGATACATATCCTATCCTTCTGACAAACAGACACAGGGTTAAGGAGATCTAACCAAGCCTGCAAAGTGAATCAGTGCCAAATTAGGATTAGAAACTAGAAGTCTCAactcccctgctccaaccactcgaTTTCAGTATCTCTCACCATCAATATTTGCACAGCACACTGCAGATTTCAGTACATTAAAACAGGGTAAAATAGAGCCACAAATGTCAGTATGCCCCAGGAAAGCCCTAtagtagtgtaaaaaaaaaaaaaaaaaaaaaaaatatctgtgcACTCTGTCTATACTGTATTAGAGACCTTTAGCAATGTGGTATGctcatttgcattttaatacCCCGAATGCTTTTGCAGCTTAGCATGATGGTGGCATCTGCTCTCTGGAAACCAAAGAGCTAGGAATGGATAGAAATGGTTGACTGAGTGCAGAGCTCTAAAATATAGTTTATAAAAAGATTTGCACATAATTCCACCTTCTCTGCCCAACTCTCACActttacttctgggggaattctacaTCACTGCATGAGTGCATAACTAATAAGCCACATTAAGTTTTTTTGCGCAAAAAAAGCTTCCACCAAAATGTTGCTACAgtttccccttttgcccactaCAGGGCGCTGTGGCACAAAAACAGCAGCAACTCCCATCAGAAAATAACTGCAGACCAGAGGGCACTTTGGGGATACAaaaaagcagcagctcccagccagagagggaagagaaagagcctgcctttgTCAGGCCAGCTCAGGAGACAGGGgttatggggagacagacagcatggggtgctggggggagagggctcagacaggggctcataagagctagtgggggaggacagactagggcaggggctgaatgggtgTGGAGGCACAGGGGCGAGGGAGATGCAaggccacatggtgatgggggagggggtgcatagCTACCCAGGGACacagggtggctgagtgggggcacagaaacATAGGGAcggggggtggctgagtgggggcacagacacatggagatggggaagggggtaCAGAGCTGCATAGGGATGGGTGGGGTGCGTGTCAGAGTGGTGGTGGAAGGACACACGTGGACAGGGTGTGCAAGGACACACGAGGgtgcaggggcagatgtgcctgactgaatgcgagaggctaggggtcagccagggtctgcatgggggaagctccctaacaatcccttcccacatcccaaaaaaacctgttccatacttttcccacccataccccaAAACctaagttcacacccaggctccttcccagcatttacttccctctccctcagctcctgcgTTACCCCTGACTCTCCCCAAGTCTTTGCAGGGCTTCTGAGGGTgtgggaaatacggttctgtattgtagtttataCAAATttttactcagagttctgtattaatatgcctagtaaggaattgatttgtcaaaaaacatttcctgaatcttttatgttgtctgtattgttacagacatacttgctgacaagtattttgaaataaatgaccaaaaataattaaaaatggtgtgattatattgtgttattttgacaaataaaatatgcagaattttaaaatattgtgcacagaatttttaattttttggtgcagaattcccccaggagtaacatttGGTACCTACAGAAATACCTACTCTCTTACCTTGTTCATGGCCTGCTCTTGAGAGGGTCAGTATTTTTTTGTAAAGGTTGAATGTTTTAAGGAAGACTTTTCCCTTGTCCTTGTCAAATACAGCTTCCTGTAAAATTGCAACACATCATCAATTGtatccttttcttttaaataggaAGGTGGCATTTACAACCTCCAAAAAAATGAACAGCCCAACACTCACCTGTAGCAGTTAGTTTCTGTTATCATAGCAATATGAACTTAATAGTTTTACTTATACTCACTCCTGTCCCATTACTGAATTATGAAGTCGAAGTTTTGTTCTTGGCTTCCCCTCAAATCCACACTTGTCTGAATCACACTCTTTCCAGGACAGAATTTAAgtggttttattttcctttaactaTAAGCTATCCCTGGCTTTAAGACAAGATGTCACACCTTGCAGAAACTGAAACTTGCTCTTTAAGTGTGCGTGTGGTTGTCCCACAACCCCCAGGCTAGAGTGAACATAAAAATCTATCTACACCTTTCATTAATAACAGTGACAGCTACCAACTGGGCAAAGTTTTTGACTTACACGATATGGTGACgtttacattaaaaagaaaacatcccCAGGATTAGATGGCTCCAGGGACTGGTAACACAACAGGGCATCTTTCACATCTAGGTCATTTATTCAAGTACAGCATGGGTTAGTATAATGACAGTCTTCCAAGTgcttgtgaaatgagttggtaacCTCAGTCCAATTTCTGATGGACAGTTGTCAACATCATTTTAAAACATCACAAATAGCACTCTCCTGAGAGTGGGGAAATGTTGAGTGGGACTGGAGGTAGATCTGTCCTATAGTTGGTAGGCTCCTCCACCTCACTAGCAGGGACAGCACGTGCGGGAAGCTTTCACTAGTAACTTCATGTGCTACTCCTGTTCTCTtagttgaaaaaaatcacatgttGCAAATATTTCAGCTTATAATTGCAAAAATATTCTACACAAAACAATATTACGACAGATATGTTTGGCCAAGTCTTATCTTTAAACACCAATTCATCTTTAACAATTTTTCCTGTACTATCAGTATAAAAATTACCCTCCCAGTTCACATTTACTATAAGTTACCAATATAGCTACATTTCTCAACAGTGTCTGACAGTGTAACTTGTTTACTTGGATTACACAATATTAATGATCATCTGGCTGCTGAAATCTACAGCCAACAAATACTTTAAGCCAGCACAACCCACTTCCTGTCTGAGTTCACAGCATGTCTTACCTCCCACTCCTCCAGATTCTGTGCAGCCACAAAGAGACACCCAGCTATATAGAAGAGTTTCCATCCCAAGCTGTCTGATCAATACAAGATACATAGTATTAAATACATTGTTTGAATAGCAAGCAAAAGATAGTAAAACAGCTCACACACCCCCTCTGGGAGCAAAATAAGAAAGAAATGTGCATTTCATGACAGATGTTTTCTTCTTCAACAGCAAGATATAGTATTTTAACAGTGTTTTTCCAGGATCAAAAAAAGCAGAAGTTATTCGATTGTagaaagttttttgttgtttttaaaacactGGAATCAGTGCTATACAGAATTAGCAACATATTTGTTGCTGGCAGGATTGTACATAGTTCTGTTgtggatatgattttttttttcctgagaacttGAGATATTGACATACTTTAACCAGGGGCTCCTATAAACATGTTCCTCCTTAGCCTGTGATAACCCAGAGGCCAAGGGTGAGAGACTGGGGATATTAATTTATTGAAACAAACATGTTTTCTTCAAACCAACAAAGGAAGCAGTCAGCACATCTTGCCAAACACATATATAAAATGTCACATGCTGAAAGTGTTTACACAGTTCAATCTGTCTTAAGTGACTGTTCCAGGGACTAACAATCAATTGCTTAACAAAGAGCAGAACTGGGCTCAGTATGTTTGGGGAGACTCCAGGGCAGTCTCTTAAGAAAGGATATTGTCTTTTACAGGTGGTGCCTCATATAGGGTTCACTGTATTTTGTCCTGGAAAAATATACTGATTATAGTGGTAGTATAATGCACTGTTCCAACTGTGTCATTTGAAACAAAGAGGGATGCTCATAGGATGCTCtgcagctttttatttatttatgatggggggggggggcatttgatGCAATCTGATCCATTCCCAAAAGAACAGATAAAAATACTTATAAAAAATTTGCTCTTTAGGAGCCCTGAGGATTAGTTCTCTCTGGCAGGAGTGACTTAGTAGCATCCAGAGAGGAGTACTTCTATCAGAGGCCTGGGACACTTGAGTTTGCTGGCAGAATTTTAACAATACCTACCCTCCCAGTGGAGTTAAAGAATCTATTAGCTAAGCTTTGTAAAATGCATTGAAACATAAAGCATTACAGAGTGCTAAGTATCACTGTTATAAATACTCTGGGGATGTGGGGAAGCAAGGCTGGAAAGGAGCTGCGGAAATAActaaagagggagaaaaatagaaGAGCATGGGGTAAAGTCTGGTGAAGGCAATGGGATGCTGCTAAGTTTTAAGATTTGTACCAGCTCCTAGAGTTTACGGTAGGCACTTTATTAGATAAAAAAAAGTACAAGATATTAAGGAGGATCAGGTGGAAGCCAGGGGAGAAAATCAGATGAAAGAAAATTCCAACAGGAAAGAATAAAACCCTCCATAAAGTAACTGAACATTACCTTCACTATAGTAAGCAGCAGCCAGACCTATAGAAGATATTCCTGGAAAGAGAGGGGACAGGTATGATTTAAACATGCAACTGAAGAGATCTAAAAATTCCTTTATTTTACACACACCCAAGTTACGTCCATTAATTCTCACTGAAAGAGCTAGCTTTGATTGCAGCTTTGCTGTTCCTTTTGATTGTTAACATCACTCAATGTAGAGAGCAAATAAAGCATttcttattaaataaaatataattctcTTTCATATAATTATACccaattttaaaaatggggaaactgaggcacagataggaaAAAGTGGCTTGCCTAAGGTCAGGCAACAAGACAGTGACTGAATCAGGAACAAAACCAGGTGCTCCAACTCCCAGCAAGTCTAACCATTAAACCTTGTTTTCCACCCAAGGACAGCACTACTTTGAGTACTGAGGACATGCATATTAAAAAGGCTATTCTTAGCCGCAAGATAGACTACCATGCTCTGTGGGACCAACAGAAACCTGTGCATGCACTATTGGGGTACACCTGTGTCAAAGGTTGCCAAGTGCTGTCACATATCCAAGAAAATTGTTGGACGATTCCTCATGCACTGGAATGGCTTACTTCAATTATAATGTGGACCCAGGCTGTCAGTTTAACAAAATGTGTTTACAGTATTAAAAGGCAGTATGGTCTATTTGACTGGGAAATAGAATTGGGAACCAGGATCTCCTGAGTTCTACCACCAACTCTTAGTGTAGTCTTGGGCAAACAACTTACCCACTCTTTGATtctgtttccccatatgtaaaagaGGGATAGAAACACCATACCTAACTTGCAGGAGGTGCTGTGAGGCTTCATACTTTACGTCTACACAGTAGACAAGAAACGTTATCTAAATgccagaggtgaaatcctgggcccatttaagtaaatgggaattttgctgctGAATTCAGCGTGCCCAGGATTTCTCCCCAAGGGTTTATGGATAGTCAGCTGTGTCTTCATGCTATCCATAAGGGTCAGTGGAGACTAAAGTTGAAGTGATTTCACCTTCCCAAAATAATACTTCCCAGAAATCTTACAAGTCATTTTAATGAGGTTTCTCTCAGGAAACATTTGTAACCCACTTCCCTTAAAACATGCATTTAAATGGATTTAGTCCTATACACACTATTTGTGGCTGGCATAAAAATACAAGCCTAGGAAAAGCAGGTCCAAGTTACTCATTCATCTCTTCACTTATGGAGAAGAATCATCAGTGTCTTACCAACAAAGAGAGACCAAGATCTGATGCCAGGTGATCTCTTCAAATGCAGAATGGAACTTGTGCGGTTTTCAAGCAACATGTACATCTTCAGGAGAAATTCCCTACAGCCTAGTAACACTCATGAAACCTAGCTGGACAATGAAAAGGAGTAAGAACTTACAAGTTATTGCTGTACCCTTTGTCCTTCCTTTCTATGCCCCAATATTTGTTAACCTTCAGTCATGTCAATCTAgaccaggaatcggcaacctttgggacGCGgcacgccagggtaagccccctggcgggccgggccagtttgtttacctggccaaatttgcagatgtggaaatcgcagctcccactggccgcagttcaccgttccaggccaatgggggctgcgggaagcggcgtgggccgagggatgtgctggccactgcttcccacagcacccattggcctggagcagcgaactgcggccagtgggagccacgatcagtcgaacctgcagatgcggcagtaaacaaactggcccagcctgccaggggcttaccctggcgtgccacgtgccaaaggttaccgatccctgatctagattaTAATCTATCCAGGGCAGGGATATGGTGTTCTACTTACATGTAAAATACCATGTACACTTATGACACTGTACAATAATCACCATGGAGACTTGCAAAACAAGACTAACAAAGGTTTGAACCCTGTAAGAAATGTCTCATTCTTTCATTAAGGTTCCCTTCATTCCTAGCA from Malaclemys terrapin pileata isolate rMalTer1 chromosome 13, rMalTer1.hap1, whole genome shotgun sequence includes:
- the LOC128848182 gene encoding cytochrome b-245 chaperone 1; this encodes MYMLLENRTSSILHLKRSPGIRSWSLFVGISSIGLAAAYYSEDSLGWKLFYIAGCLFVAAQNLEEWEEAVFDKDKGKVFLKTFNLYKKILTLSRAGHEQVAASLNEIRDVNVEEEKVRYFGKGYLVVLRFVTGFSHPLTQSAVMGCRSDVEAVAKLITGFLELNKVENHQDLSQSSETDASDADEPKDEY